One stretch of Rathayibacter festucae DSM 15932 DNA includes these proteins:
- a CDS encoding TOMM precursor leader peptide-binding protein, producing the protein MSTGEIDAADAAHGLLQRALTGIGTASGVVVRASDTWRIPSRPAADVPWLPVHVEVNRIVIGPLVRPGLPGCPRCLALRRERLGGAEPWRVRLRAEYAEQLEGRRPEALDELAAEVAAIALERLLAQEHEAASAQRRVAVVRLDTLEVEHHAFLPEPLCELCGDLPEDTAAAAQHVLAPQPKTAPFGARIRDVVGEADALRSLYIDPFCGTIAATRRGDEGGLVMAAAPMPMRLDGLVEPGYGRGRDYRSAEVTAVLEALERYGGVAPGGRRSTVRGSYRELAAEAVHPDVFGRHPDESYDDPAFRYRRFGEDVPIQWVWAHSFAEGRARLVPEALAYYFSQRLRGDDPVSYYEVSNGCALGSSWEEAALHGLLETVERDAFLCTWYTRSTPAGIDLTSCRDPLVAEQAAAITAATGYDVAAFDVTTDWGIPAVWLLATRQGGSGPAALCTAGAGLDPERALLGAMNELGPILADLLRRYPGEEAHAAEMVRDPSAVRAMLDHSALYAHPDARHRLDFLRGGPTIRADDIGGADRVRSDAADLAVDLRAAVDRIGEVLVVDQTTPEHRAGGFACVKVLVPGAVPMTFGHRNRRIDGLPRLLELPRRLGRLDRDLRPDELNPDPHPFP; encoded by the coding sequence GTGAGCACGGGTGAGATCGACGCTGCGGACGCCGCGCACGGACTGCTCCAGCGCGCGCTGACCGGTATCGGCACGGCGAGCGGGGTCGTCGTCCGAGCGTCCGACACCTGGCGGATCCCGAGCCGTCCCGCGGCCGACGTCCCCTGGCTGCCCGTCCACGTCGAGGTGAACCGCATCGTGATCGGGCCCCTCGTCCGCCCCGGACTCCCGGGCTGCCCGCGGTGCCTGGCGCTCCGGCGGGAACGCCTCGGCGGCGCGGAGCCGTGGCGGGTGCGGCTGAGGGCGGAGTACGCGGAGCAGCTCGAGGGCCGCCGCCCCGAGGCGCTCGACGAGCTGGCCGCCGAGGTCGCGGCGATCGCGCTCGAGCGCCTCCTGGCGCAGGAGCACGAGGCTGCGAGCGCCCAGCGCCGCGTCGCGGTGGTCCGCCTCGACACCCTGGAGGTGGAGCACCACGCCTTCCTCCCCGAGCCCCTCTGCGAGCTCTGCGGCGACCTCCCGGAGGACACCGCCGCGGCTGCCCAGCACGTCCTCGCGCCGCAGCCCAAGACCGCTCCGTTCGGCGCGCGGATCCGCGACGTCGTCGGCGAGGCAGACGCCCTCCGCTCCCTCTACATCGACCCGTTCTGCGGCACGATCGCCGCCACGCGGCGCGGGGACGAGGGCGGGCTGGTCATGGCGGCCGCGCCGATGCCGATGCGCCTCGACGGTCTCGTCGAGCCGGGCTACGGGCGCGGCCGCGACTACCGGTCCGCCGAGGTCACCGCGGTGCTGGAGGCGCTCGAGCGCTACGGGGGAGTCGCGCCGGGCGGGCGCCGCTCGACGGTGCGGGGGAGCTACCGTGAGCTCGCCGCCGAGGCCGTGCACCCCGACGTCTTCGGCCGCCACCCGGACGAGTCCTACGACGATCCGGCCTTCCGCTACCGGCGCTTCGGCGAGGACGTGCCGATCCAGTGGGTCTGGGCGCACTCCTTCGCCGAGGGCCGCGCGCGCCTGGTCCCCGAGGCCCTCGCCTACTACTTCTCGCAGCGACTGCGCGGGGACGACCCGGTGTCCTACTACGAGGTCTCGAACGGCTGCGCGCTCGGCTCCTCCTGGGAGGAGGCCGCCCTGCACGGCCTGCTGGAGACGGTCGAGCGCGACGCGTTCCTCTGCACCTGGTACACCCGCAGCACGCCCGCCGGCATCGACCTGACCAGCTGCCGCGACCCGCTCGTCGCGGAGCAGGCGGCGGCGATCACCGCGGCGACCGGCTACGACGTCGCCGCCTTCGACGTCACGACGGACTGGGGCATCCCGGCGGTGTGGCTGCTGGCGACGCGGCAGGGCGGCTCCGGACCGGCCGCGCTCTGCACCGCCGGGGCGGGCCTGGACCCCGAGCGCGCCCTGCTCGGCGCGATGAACGAGCTCGGCCCGATCCTGGCGGACCTCCTCCGGCGCTACCCGGGCGAGGAGGCGCACGCCGCGGAGATGGTGCGCGACCCCTCCGCCGTGCGCGCGATGCTCGATCACTCGGCCCTGTATGCGCATCCGGACGCCCGCCACCGCCTCGACTTCCTCCGCGGCGGTCCGACGATCCGCGCCGACGACATCGGCGGAGCGGACCGCGTGCGCTCGGACGCCGCGGACCTGGCGGTCGACCTCCGCGCCGCGGTGGACCGGATCGGCGAGGTGCTCGTCGTCGACCAGACCACGCCGGAGCACCGTGCGGGCGGATTCGCCTGCGTGAAGGTGCTCGTGCCGGGCGCCGTGCCGATGACGTTCGGCCACCGCAACCGCAGGATCGACGGGCTTCCCCGGCTCCTCGAGCTGCCACGGCGGCTCGGCCGGCTCGACCGCGACCTGCGCCCGGACGAGCTGAACCCCGACCCGCACCCGTTCCCGTGA
- a CDS encoding VOC family protein: MTAAIVAHLNFSGEARAALEYYAAVFGGQAVVRTYGDFGMPAGLPDTGRVVHGQVVGAGGFTVMAYDVPSSEADLQAGATRRENGTTITDRPFFLALQAETLEEATGHWDALAEGASVVEPLAASAWSAGFGMLTDRFGVVWAISVVEQLG; the protein is encoded by the coding sequence ATGACCGCAGCAATCGTCGCCCATCTCAACTTCAGCGGAGAGGCCCGCGCCGCCCTCGAGTACTACGCCGCCGTCTTCGGCGGCCAGGCCGTCGTCCGGACCTACGGCGACTTCGGGATGCCGGCGGGCCTGCCCGACACCGGTCGCGTCGTCCACGGCCAGGTCGTCGGCGCGGGCGGCTTCACCGTGATGGCGTACGACGTCCCCTCGAGCGAGGCGGACCTGCAGGCCGGAGCCACGCGCCGCGAGAACGGCACGACGATCACCGACCGTCCCTTCTTCCTGGCGCTGCAGGCCGAGACCCTCGAGGAGGCGACCGGCCACTGGGACGCGCTCGCCGAGGGAGCGAGCGTCGTCGAGCCGCTCGCGGCGTCGGCCTGGTCGGCCGGCTTCGGCATGCTCACCGACCGCTTCGGGGTGGTCTGGGCGATCAGCGTCGTCGAGCA
- a CDS encoding thiomuracin/GE37468 family thiazolyl RiPP peptide — protein sequence MNEKHLTDVRDLPMTVFEVADQGGVVESLTAGHGMKELADSNCVCYICCGGPAA from the coding sequence ATGAACGAGAAGCACCTGACGGACGTCCGGGACCTGCCGATGACCGTGTTCGAGGTGGCGGACCAGGGCGGGGTGGTCGAGTCCCTCACCGCCGGTCACGGCATGAAGGAGCTCGCCGACTCCAACTGCGTCTGCTACATCTGCTGCGGCGGCCCCGCCGCCTGA
- a CDS encoding TetR/AcrR family transcriptional regulator, giving the protein MRDLVLRWGYRKVCMQDVADAAHVGKGTLYLHWSSKDELLDAVLVREAGRIDAELGAALLRRPELVAFGLTAAMLYHGTMAVPLLGAYNRGDSAVLGSRGARPGAPDRLGLSLVSRLSDPGYLGALSRHHLVLGDARSESGRLAVGAVVGGFVLRPEGAGDADRNGDCARLLGTVLQRSFGQPTHDRHAEYAAAVAETVSPEGRWTAPPATPRTAEGSRPA; this is encoded by the coding sequence ATGCGCGATCTCGTCCTCCGCTGGGGCTACCGCAAGGTCTGCATGCAGGACGTGGCCGACGCCGCGCACGTCGGCAAGGGCACGCTCTACCTGCACTGGAGCAGCAAGGACGAGCTCCTCGACGCCGTCCTCGTCCGCGAGGCGGGCCGGATCGACGCCGAGCTCGGGGCGGCCCTCCTGCGCCGACCGGAGCTGGTCGCGTTCGGCCTCACCGCGGCGATGCTCTACCACGGGACCATGGCGGTGCCGCTGCTCGGCGCCTACAATCGCGGGGACAGCGCGGTCCTCGGCTCGCGCGGCGCCCGGCCCGGAGCGCCCGACCGGCTCGGGCTCTCGCTCGTCTCCCGGCTCTCCGATCCGGGCTACCTCGGCGCCCTCAGCCGGCACCACCTCGTGCTCGGCGACGCGCGCTCGGAGTCCGGGCGGCTGGCCGTCGGAGCGGTCGTCGGCGGCTTCGTCCTGCGGCCCGAGGGCGCCGGCGACGCGGATCGCAACGGCGACTGCGCCCGGCTCCTCGGCACGGTCCTGCAGCGGTCCTTCGGGCAGCCGACCCACGACCGGCACGCCGAGTACGCGGCGGCGGTCGCCGAGACGGTCTCGCCGGAGGGCCGGTGGACCGCTCCTCCGGCGACGCCGCGGACAGCAGAAGGCTCCCGTCCTGCGTGA
- a CDS encoding helix-turn-helix transcriptional regulator: protein MPSSSSPSTSKRLLALLSLLQSSRDWSAPVLAERLEVSERTVRRDVERLRELDYVIETTRGPDGGYRLAAGTELPPLLFDDEQAVVIALALRTAGTLSTDLDAAAERALRTIRRLLPSRLAHRIDGVAASAGAATRPAEARADAGVLLRIGDAIRDALTLRFDYDSPAGPTDAAPAVRATEPHHLVLAGGRWYLIGWTPERDDWRTYRVDRIRLRSHTGAAFTPRTVPGGDPAAFLSARFKGSTGADTWPCRGSAILDADAARIAPYLGDGTLTVEPDGRCRIRIGSWSWPGLAASIARFDVPISGVEPRELREAFADLAARAAAAARTADG, encoded by the coding sequence GTGCCCTCCTCCTCGTCGCCCTCCACCTCCAAGCGGCTGCTCGCCCTCCTGTCGCTGCTGCAGTCGAGCCGCGACTGGTCCGCTCCGGTGCTGGCGGAGCGGCTGGAGGTGAGCGAGCGCACCGTCCGGCGCGACGTCGAGCGGCTGCGCGAGCTCGACTACGTGATCGAGACCACGCGCGGCCCCGACGGCGGCTACCGCCTGGCCGCCGGCACGGAGCTGCCGCCGCTGCTCTTCGACGACGAGCAGGCCGTCGTGATCGCCCTGGCGCTGCGGACCGCCGGCACCCTCAGCACGGACCTCGACGCGGCGGCCGAGCGGGCGCTGCGGACGATCCGCCGACTGCTGCCGAGCCGCCTCGCGCACCGGATCGACGGGGTCGCGGCGAGCGCCGGCGCCGCGACCCGCCCGGCCGAGGCGCGCGCCGACGCCGGCGTGCTGCTGCGGATCGGCGACGCGATCCGCGACGCGCTGACCCTCCGCTTCGACTACGACTCCCCCGCAGGACCGACCGACGCCGCGCCCGCCGTGCGCGCCACCGAGCCGCACCACCTCGTCCTCGCCGGCGGCCGCTGGTACCTGATCGGCTGGACTCCCGAGCGCGACGACTGGCGCACCTACCGGGTCGACCGGATCCGGCTCCGCAGTCACACCGGCGCCGCCTTCACCCCGCGGACGGTGCCCGGCGGCGACCCCGCGGCGTTCCTCTCCGCCCGCTTCAAGGGCTCGACCGGAGCGGACACCTGGCCGTGCCGGGGCTCGGCGATCCTCGACGCCGACGCCGCGCGGATCGCCCCCTACCTCGGCGACGGGACGCTGACCGTCGAGCCGGACGGCCGCTGCCGGATCCGCATCGGGTCCTGGTCCTGGCCCGGCCTCGCCGCGTCGATCGCCCGCTTCGACGTGCCGATCAGCGGCGTCGAGCCCCGCGAGCTGCGGGAGGCGTTCGCGGACCTGGCCGCGCGAGCCGCGGCCGCTGCGCGAACGGCGGACGGGTGA